The Nakamurella antarctica genomic interval TCAAGAGGTGGCGACGTTCGCCGACAACGGGACCCTGCCCGCCGCGGTTGCGTCCAGCGCGTGGGCGCTCCGCGAACGTCTCGGCGAGGCCGTTCGGATAGCGAAGGCGCACGGCATTCCGATTGCCCTGGGCAGCGACTTCGGATCCAGGGACCAACACGGTCGCAACCTGATCGAGATCGATTGGCTGCACCAAGCTGGGCTCACCGTGGAGGAATCACTGCTTGCCGCGACGTCGGTGGGCGCGGAACTCTGCGGGGTTTCCGGCCGCTACGGGCGCATCGCCCCAGGGCATGTGTTTGACGCACTTCTCTTGCGGCGAGACCCCAGCAACACCAGTATCTTTCGGGATTCTGATTATGCCGCTGCGGTGTTTAAGGGCGGGCTTGCGCACGTGGTGGATTCTGCTGAGATGGCGGGGCGGTGAGTCGCTGGCGGGGTGGGCCGCCCGAATTTCGCTCTCTGCCCTGCTGGCTATCGTCTTTCAGGGGGCCTCGTGCCAGCCCGCAGCGCGCTAGTACCGGCAGCGCTAACGCTAAGCCTGGTCGGCGGCATCGGGGACAGGGTCGCTCTCAATGTCGGCCGTGAGAAGCCGGCGGGCCACCAGCCGGTGCTCGACGATGATGAGCACGATGACGAGTGCCGCGCCGGCAAAGAACAGAGCGGCGACCAGCGCTACGTCGCTCGACGGCGCGAGCATCTCGTTCGAGGCGCCCTGCCACGGCCACAGTGCGCGGAGCGAGCCGAGCATCAGGCCGGTCATGATTACGAGGGTCACCCGGTGGCGGTGAGCCAGCAGCCACTGAAGCCCGGACACGAACACCCCGAGTCCGAGCATTGCACCCACCATGAAAGCCCCGAGGTAGCCGAGGTTGCGGTCGTTGACGGCCGCGAGGGTCGGCGCGTAGAGGCCGACGGTTAGCAGCAGGAATGATCCGGACACGCCGGGCAGTACGAGTGCGCAGATGGCGAACGCCCCAGCGACCGCGACAAGTAATAAGGACGGGCTGATCTCGCCCGCTCGGGGCAGCCCGGTGAGGACGAACGTGAGCGCGGCCGCGGTGAGCGCCAGCAGGATCTCGCGCGGACGCCAGTGTGCACCGGCCATGCGGATCGGCACCACCAGGGACGCGGCGATCAGCCCGGCGAACACGGCGCGGGTGCCGACGGGATGTTCCTCTAGGAGCGGCGCAAGGAGCTTCGCCCCGACGAGGATGGCCGCGAGCATCCCGAACCCGATGGGGAGCACGACGCCCCAGCGCACGGAGCGGAAGTGAGCGAAGGCGCGGGCGCGCCCTCGCCCGCGGAGCCCGTCAGCCACCAGCAACGCGACGCCCCGCGCCAGATGTCCGGCGCTGTCGATGAGGTGGCCGTACACGCCGACGATGAGAGCGATAGTGCCGCCGCTGACGCCGGGCACGATCTCGGCGGCGCCGATCAGTGCGCCGCGGATGACGTCGGCTATGGTTCGCACGGCTGCGCGAGCCTTGCTCTTTTCGGTAGACGCCTCGGCGGTGGGTGCAGTCATCGTCGGGCCTTTCGGTGGGAGCGGGGTCGCCATGCGGGATTTGCGTGGCTGCTGGCCTGGCCCATTTGGTCGCCGGGGCCCGTGGCTTAGTTTCTCATGTAGACCCCAATGACACTTCCGCCCTGCGATTCGATCCAACGTCTGCGCCCGGTGAACACCTTTATCTCGTGGGCCAAGTGATGTCGGTGAAAGCTGAGGGTGCGGTCATCCTGCTGTGGCAGTGAACTCAATCGCTGGCGCCGAAACGCTGCCCGCAACGTTGGCCTTTAGATCCGCGTTCCACGACATGTAATTGAGCACTGTGGCGAACGAGCCGGTGATCGCCTTGGTGGTGTCGGGCACGAGGTAGGACGCGACGAGCGCATCCATATTTTTAGATTTGTGCGCCGGCGTGTATTTCTTTTCATCGGCGGTGATCACCCAATTGTCTGTGGAGTAGTTATCCACTTCTGCAAAATCCTGTTTCACGATCACCTGCACCCACCTTTGTCCGGGCGGCGCCCAACCCTGGTTGGGGTCGTAAGCGCTGAAGGTGACGGTCTTGACCTGAGCCTCGTACCTGAGATTGGCAGTGCTGCCGTATTCCTTGGGCAGCGACTGGACGAAGGTCGGCTGAGACGCACCGACTGCTTGGCTACGTTTGGCGAGGTAGAAGGTCTGAGCCTGAGGGTTGTCATCCCGGGTGGCAGTGTCGACTGTGAGCGTTTGTTCGAGCCCTGCGATCGAGACTCCGATCTGCGCCGGAGCGCCGTCTTTCACCGAGGCGACGAAAGTGTTCCCGGTGTCGCCCGCTTTTAGCTCATCGGTGATGTCTGTCCTCAGTCCGTCGTCAATGAAGGTATATGTCGCTTTGGGCAGGTCCGGTGGGCTGTAACCGTAGGTGTCGATCACGGGCTGATCAGGGCTCGGCCACCCCGATTTGAGCTTCAGCGTGAAAACAACGAAACGATGTCCGGGCGCTGGATCAGTAGGCCGGTCAATCGCAGCAGAGGAAACATCGATCGGTTTCACCGCATCGACACTGGCGACTTCGCTGACTTGGGTGAGCGAGACGGTTCCAGACGGAGTTATCAAGACGGACGTGTTCGGGTCGATAGTTACAGACTTCGATAGCTTTTTCCCGGACAGGTTGAAAGACCCCAATAACGCCGAGTCGGCCCGCGGGTGCGCCGGCGCAGGGATTGCGTCTGCGCCTGCCTCTGGCACTGCGCCGTCGGGTCGATAGAGTTTGCCCGCCGGGCGAGTAGCGCTTCCGGCAACCTTGTCTGCAGACACGATGGAAGGTCCTCGTGGTTTGGTGTTGCCGCCCGGCGCCTCGTCCGAGGCGGGGGCGTCGAGAGTCGGGCCGTCGGATCCCAACTTGACCGAGTAGATGTCCCACACGGACCCGTCATCGGTGCCAGCCCGCCGAACTGGGCCGCATGCGGCCTGTCGGTTGAACACTTCAGTCACTTTGTCGAGTATGTAATAGCACTGCGCGCCATCTCCAACAACGGCGTCCTCAGGGTCCTCGATTCCTGTTACACCCCGCCATTTCACATCAAGCTCCGCCAGATATTCCGCTGCGTTGGTGATTGGCTGGCTGCCATCCCTCATTGGCCCGAGAGACTCGGATTGCGACTCGGCGGTGAGACCGGCAACACCCGACTCCCCGTTGGTGCACGCGCCCAGCACCAGTGATGCGGCAAGAGCCAGAAAAACACGGTTGGTTCGGATCATGTGCGTTCCCCAGGGTCGGTGCAATGGTCAGTTCGGTGTGGATCGATGGATAGCCTGAATTGTGGCGAGCATCCTTGTCACCTAGTTCAGTGATGAATGCCCCTAAAATACGTTGAAATACTCTTGAATAATGAAATTCGGGATGACACTACCACGGATAATCAACAGTCTGAGTTCACCGTCACTCGAATGCGCGTATGGACCAACGGAGTGTAACGGTGCTGGGATTCCGACTGCTGTTGCGGCCAAGGGAGCGGGAAACTGGCGCAGTTGTCGTAGACATCGGGTCGTGCTCATTTGGGTCGACACAGCCTCTACGAAGGTGACGGCCAATGGAAGAACCGAGGAACTGCCAAGCTGGACTTGCTCAGACCACCGACACGCGCAATGACTAACTACGGCAGGGGCGATTGTGACGCGCGTGCCCCGCGAAAAACTGCGTGCGCTGGAGCCAACTAGCCGCCGCAAGGCCTTCATGACTGTGGCGATCAGTGGTGATGGCGCTTAATCGTGGGCAGATGCGTGAGAAATCTGTTGGTGGACGGCGCCGATGGGCACGGAGTGGGCGCTGCGTCCACCAATCCGTTCACCGGGCCGTCCCAGGCCTTCTCGCGCGGTGCGGCAGCACTTCTGGGGTGGCTAAAACAACAGGAAACATGGGACAAACTCACCGAAGATATCGTTGGGGATATTCAGGGCGGTGCAATCTCCGGTTGAGACCAAGATCGTTAGCTCTCAAACTAGTGACTGGAGGTGTTGCCGTACCCGCTCGGCGAAATCGTTGCAGCCTGCCTTGCGCAGGGCATTGGGGAGATTCGCGCTGCCGTCTTTGGCCAGCCAGTACTTTTGCTGTTCAACGGTTACGCGGCGGACAAG includes:
- a CDS encoding DUF368 domain-containing protein — encoded protein: MTAPTAEASTEKSKARAAVRTIADVIRGALIGAAEIVPGVSGGTIALIVGVYGHLIDSAGHLARGVALLVADGLRGRGRARAFAHFRSVRWGVVLPIGFGMLAAILVGAKLLAPLLEEHPVGTRAVFAGLIAASLVVPIRMAGAHWRPREILLALTAAALTFVLTGLPRAGEISPSLLLVAVAGAFAICALVLPGVSGSFLLLTVGLYAPTLAAVNDRNLGYLGAFMVGAMLGLGVFVSGLQWLLAHRHRVTLVIMTGLMLGSLRALWPWQGASNEMLAPSSDVALVAALFFAGAALVIVLIIVEHRLVARRLLTADIESDPVPDAADQA